In Yoonia sp. R2331, the following proteins share a genomic window:
- a CDS encoding flagellar biosynthesis protein FlhB, whose protein sequence is MSGDNSDEDKQFEPSQKKLDDARKKGEIPRSVDLTTAAAYGGILAAAFAFGPNAMVNLGDAMMILIDQADQLARVTFEGSRTPIIGGILQQVVWSVAPLFGVPALFAVLAVIGQRAFVVAPARVKPKLSNISLLQGFKKKFGRNGFFEFAKSFSKLLIFSAVLFLFLWQQMDRMIGAMFMSPGMIVVSLLRLVLTLLLIVLAIALAIGAIDFLWQRAEHLRKHRMSRKEMMDELKQSEGDPMMKQQRRQKGMDLATNQMLADVPDANVVVVNPTHYAVALKWDRMSATAPVCVAKGTDEIAARIREVAAENGVPLHSDPPTARALHATVDIGDEIPPDHYQAVAAAIRFAESIRAKATARR, encoded by the coding sequence ATGAGCGGGGACAACAGCGACGAAGACAAGCAATTCGAGCCCAGCCAAAAGAAGCTGGATGATGCGCGCAAAAAGGGCGAAATCCCGCGTTCTGTCGACCTGACGACGGCCGCCGCCTATGGTGGGATCCTGGCTGCGGCATTCGCGTTTGGGCCAAATGCAATGGTCAATCTGGGCGATGCGATGATGATCCTGATCGATCAGGCCGATCAGCTGGCGCGCGTTACGTTTGAGGGATCACGCACCCCAATCATTGGTGGCATTTTGCAGCAAGTGGTCTGGTCCGTCGCGCCGCTATTTGGCGTACCTGCGCTTTTTGCTGTGCTCGCGGTGATCGGACAGCGCGCCTTTGTCGTGGCGCCGGCGCGGGTTAAGCCGAAGCTTTCCAACATCTCGTTATTGCAAGGCTTCAAGAAGAAATTTGGCCGTAACGGGTTCTTTGAATTCGCGAAAAGCTTCTCTAAATTGCTGATCTTCAGTGCTGTTCTTTTCCTGTTTTTGTGGCAGCAGATGGACCGCATGATCGGTGCGATGTTCATGTCGCCCGGCATGATCGTGGTGTCGCTTTTGCGGCTGGTATTGACCCTCTTGCTGATCGTTCTGGCCATTGCGTTGGCGATCGGCGCCATCGATTTTTTGTGGCAGCGGGCAGAGCATCTGCGCAAGCACCGCATGTCCCGAAAAGAAATGATGGATGAACTCAAGCAGTCTGAGGGTGATCCGATGATGAAACAGCAGCGCCGCCAAAAGGGCATGGATTTGGCTACAAATCAGATGCTGGCCGATGTGCCGGACGCCAACGTCGTTGTTGTGAATCCGACCCACTATGCGGTTGCTCTCAAGTGGGACCGAATGTCAGCGACAGCGCCGGTGTGCGTAGCCAAAGGCACGGATGAAATTGCCGCACGGATCAGAGAGGTTGCTGCCGAAAACGGCGTACCTTTGCATTCCGACCCGCCAACCGCCCGGGCACTTCACGCGACCGTTGACATCGGAGATGAGATTCCTCCCGATCACTACCAAGCCGTCGCCGCCGCGATCCGGTTTGCAGAGAGCATCCGCGCCAAAGCGACGGCACGCAGATGA
- the flgG gene encoding flagellar basal-body rod protein FlgG, translated as MRALKIAAAGMTAQQMRVEVISNNLANMSTTGYNARRAEFADLHYQQLARPGTINASDGTQLPTGVQLGLGVRASAVSMMLSQGALGQTGGDLDVAIEGQGYLEVTLPSGVPAYTRDGALKRTGEGQIVTADGFPVVPDITIPQDARSISINAEGEVYAYFVDQIQPQLLGQFTLASFTNPKGLEAIGSNLFLETPASGPSVVNDPGQDGLGVLRQGYLEDSSVDPVKEVTDLIEAQRGYELNSKVITAGDQMLGAMVQIR; from the coding sequence ATGCGCGCACTCAAAATTGCAGCCGCCGGGATGACCGCCCAACAAATGCGGGTGGAAGTGATTTCCAACAACCTCGCCAACATGTCGACGACCGGCTACAACGCCCGCCGCGCTGAATTTGCCGATCTGCATTACCAGCAATTGGCGCGACCAGGCACCATCAATGCCTCGGACGGGACGCAATTGCCGACCGGTGTGCAATTGGGTCTGGGCGTGCGGGCCAGCGCGGTCAGCATGATGCTGTCGCAGGGCGCACTTGGACAAACGGGTGGTGACTTGGATGTCGCCATCGAAGGGCAAGGCTATCTGGAAGTCACGCTGCCCAGCGGTGTTCCCGCCTATACGCGTGACGGCGCGTTGAAACGGACAGGCGAAGGGCAAATCGTGACTGCCGATGGTTTTCCTGTCGTGCCAGATATCACAATCCCGCAGGACGCGCGGTCAATCTCGATCAATGCAGAGGGCGAGGTTTACGCCTATTTTGTTGACCAAATTCAGCCACAGTTGCTAGGCCAATTCACCCTTGCGAGCTTTACCAATCCAAAAGGGTTAGAGGCAATTGGATCGAACCTGTTCCTTGAAACGCCCGCCTCTGGTCCGTCGGTTGTGAATGATCCAGGCCAAGACGGGTTGGGTGTTTTGCGGCAAGGATACCTCGAGGATAGTTCGGTTGATCCGGTCAAAGAAGTCACTGACCTGATCGAGGCGCAGCGCGGGTACGAGTTGAATTCCAAAGTGATCACCGCTGGCGACCAAATGTTGGGTGCCATGGTGCAGATCCGATGA
- the fliE gene encoding flagellar hook-basal body complex protein FliE, with product MDIRSTLVAQNYAANRTATQPDAGAAALGAAQDFLSTMQASETTAMQAMTEGADPHQLVHALAQTELAVQTAVTVRDKVVEAYQEILRMPV from the coding sequence ATGGATATTCGCAGCACACTTGTGGCGCAGAACTACGCTGCCAACCGTACAGCAACACAGCCAGACGCAGGGGCGGCAGCCCTAGGGGCTGCACAGGATTTCCTGTCGACGATGCAAGCCAGCGAGACCACGGCCATGCAAGCCATGACCGAAGGGGCGGACCCACATCAGTTGGTGCATGCCCTCGCGCAGACGGAGCTGGCCGTGCAAACGGCAGTCACTGTGCGGGATAAAGTGGTCGAGGCTTATCAGGAAATCCTGCGGATGCCCGTCTGA
- the flhA gene encoding flagellar biosynthesis protein FlhA, which translates to MNQISNISFRFNPTILLAVALMAIIVMMILPMPAWVLDIGLAGSFALAILMFTVTLFIQRPLDFSAFPTVLLASLMLRLSLNVSSTKLIIGEGHTGTNAAGDVIEGFAMFVMSGNVLLGLVVFCVLLIVNFVVINKGATRMAEVGARFALDAMPGKQLAIDSDVAAGAIDHEEAKRRRELEQAETTFFGSLDGASKFVKGDAIAGLLITALNLIMGLIIGIAIHDMPLGQAFETYAILTVGDGLVSQIPAVIISIAAALLLARGGATGATDLAIVDQLGRHPAALSTVAVLMGLFALVPGLPFLPFVLGSVVLGVCAFVLVQSAKAREVAKALPDVPAETAPPTASVGDMLDLDDIHVEFAPDLVDMVLDPGTGLDARIANMRNHIGTAFGVLLPEIRLTDNAALPPGVYVVHVQGVEQARDLLKANHVLALLPDGDSHALDGEVVSEPVYGAPAKWITIDQQESAAMDGLTTVQPTEVLATHLLEIVKRNFGRLLTHKALRRRLDEMTTLTDTDRASANQKLLDELMPDKVPMDVLLSVMRLLLEERVSVRNLPLILEAIAEARQVHQTIDGITEHVRQRLGFQLVAEVRRDDGTIPLVQLAPEWEDAFTTYELRGERGGADVALPPETFNKLADGIADKLSQAAQQGAYAAVVTSMRRRRFLRTVMAARGILNPVLSFEEIGIDAKPALVGLVAA; encoded by the coding sequence ATGAATCAGATTTCGAACATTAGCTTTCGTTTCAACCCAACGATCCTGCTGGCCGTGGCATTGATGGCAATCATTGTCATGATGATCCTGCCTATGCCGGCTTGGGTTCTTGACATTGGACTCGCCGGGTCCTTCGCGCTCGCAATCTTGATGTTTACCGTGACGCTTTTCATCCAGCGCCCACTCGATTTTTCGGCTTTTCCGACGGTGCTTTTGGCATCACTCATGCTGCGTCTGTCTTTGAACGTCTCATCGACAAAACTCATCATCGGGGAGGGGCATACAGGGACGAACGCCGCAGGCGACGTGATTGAAGGCTTTGCGATGTTCGTGATGAGCGGCAACGTTTTGCTGGGCTTGGTCGTTTTTTGTGTCCTGCTGATCGTCAACTTCGTGGTGATCAATAAAGGAGCGACGCGCATGGCGGAAGTCGGCGCGCGATTTGCGTTGGACGCCATGCCCGGCAAACAATTGGCAATTGACAGCGATGTTGCGGCTGGCGCAATCGACCACGAAGAGGCGAAACGCAGGCGCGAACTTGAACAGGCTGAAACCACGTTCTTTGGGTCACTTGATGGTGCATCGAAGTTTGTGAAAGGCGACGCAATCGCAGGGCTATTGATCACAGCACTCAACTTGATCATGGGGCTGATCATCGGCATTGCAATCCACGACATGCCGCTTGGGCAAGCTTTTGAAACTTACGCCATTCTGACGGTGGGTGACGGACTCGTAAGCCAAATTCCTGCAGTCATCATATCGATTGCCGCGGCCCTCTTGCTTGCGCGCGGTGGCGCGACAGGCGCGACGGACCTGGCGATCGTTGATCAATTGGGTCGCCATCCTGCGGCGCTTTCTACGGTGGCGGTCCTCATGGGATTGTTCGCGCTGGTTCCAGGACTGCCGTTTTTGCCTTTCGTTTTGGGATCAGTCGTCTTGGGCGTCTGCGCGTTTGTACTGGTTCAATCCGCCAAAGCGCGCGAAGTGGCCAAAGCACTGCCAGATGTGCCTGCTGAAACAGCGCCACCCACGGCTTCCGTTGGCGACATGTTGGATTTGGACGACATCCATGTGGAATTCGCCCCTGATCTCGTCGACATGGTACTGGATCCGGGTACCGGGCTGGACGCGCGGATCGCAAATATGCGCAACCATATCGGTACGGCATTCGGTGTTCTGCTGCCTGAAATTCGACTGACCGACAACGCAGCATTGCCGCCCGGTGTTTATGTCGTTCATGTTCAAGGGGTCGAACAGGCTCGCGACCTTCTCAAGGCCAATCACGTTCTGGCACTTTTGCCTGATGGGGACAGCCACGCGCTGGATGGAGAGGTCGTGTCTGAACCGGTCTATGGGGCACCCGCGAAATGGATCACTATCGATCAACAGGAAAGTGCTGCCATGGATGGTCTGACCACTGTTCAGCCAACCGAAGTTCTGGCGACGCACCTGCTTGAGATCGTAAAGCGAAACTTCGGGCGGTTGCTTACGCACAAGGCTCTGCGTCGGCGCCTGGACGAAATGACGACGCTGACTGACACAGACCGTGCAAGCGCCAACCAAAAATTGCTGGACGAATTGATGCCTGACAAGGTGCCGATGGACGTTTTGTTGTCAGTAATGCGCCTACTATTGGAAGAGCGGGTTTCGGTTCGAAATCTGCCTCTGATCCTCGAGGCGATTGCGGAAGCGCGGCAGGTTCACCAGACCATTGACGGCATAACAGAGCATGTCCGCCAGCGGCTTGGTTTTCAGCTGGTCGCAGAAGTGCGGCGCGACGACGGCACCATCCCCTTGGTCCAATTGGCACCCGAATGGGAAGACGCGTTTACAACCTACGAATTGCGTGGCGAACGGGGCGGGGCCGATGTGGCACTACCGCCTGAGACGTTCAACAAACTGGCCGATGGCATTGCGGACAAACTGTCGCAAGCAGCACAACAAGGTGCATATGCCGCTGTAGTCACATCCATGCGGCGGCGACGGTTCTTGCGTACAGTCATGGCTGCGCGCGGCATTTTGAATCCGGTCTTGTCGTTCGAGGAGATCGGAATTGATGCCAAACCGGCCCTTGTCGGTCTCGTAGCGGCATGA
- a CDS encoding flagellar biosynthetic protein FliR, whose amino-acid sequence MIAELLVLLPIAQSALWAGFVVFLRVAAMMSLFPAFGEQSVPVRLRLAIALAFVLIVTPVLSVQTGPIPSDILPAIVLLFPEVLTGLFFGLLLRFFVFALQIAGTIAAQSTSLSQIFGGSAGVDPQPAMGHVLVVSGLALAAMMGLHVQLTAYILQSYALVPLGVWLMPDVAVDLGVRAVGKTFALGFTLAAPFLIASLIYNVTLGVINRAMPQLMVSFVGAPAITAGGLLLLVLTAPLMLSIWLEAFALVVMNPAGGWE is encoded by the coding sequence ATGATTGCAGAGCTTCTCGTTCTCTTGCCCATCGCGCAGTCCGCGCTTTGGGCTGGTTTCGTCGTGTTTCTGCGTGTTGCTGCCATGATGTCCCTGTTCCCAGCCTTTGGGGAGCAAAGTGTGCCTGTCCGGCTACGCCTTGCCATAGCGCTTGCGTTTGTCCTGATCGTCACGCCGGTCCTTTCGGTGCAGACCGGCCCGATCCCTTCGGACATTTTGCCCGCGATTGTACTGCTGTTCCCCGAGGTTTTGACCGGTCTGTTCTTCGGGCTATTGCTACGCTTTTTCGTCTTCGCACTTCAGATCGCAGGCACCATTGCGGCGCAATCAACGTCGCTTTCTCAGATTTTCGGCGGCTCCGCCGGGGTAGACCCACAACCGGCGATGGGGCACGTCCTTGTCGTCTCGGGCCTCGCATTGGCAGCGATGATGGGGTTGCACGTGCAGTTGACCGCCTACATCTTGCAGTCCTACGCTCTCGTCCCTCTGGGTGTTTGGTTGATGCCGGATGTCGCCGTTGATCTGGGCGTCCGCGCAGTCGGCAAAACATTTGCGCTGGGCTTTACGCTGGCGGCACCGTTCTTGATCGCGTCGTTGATCTACAACGTCACCTTGGGCGTAATAAACCGCGCCATGCCGCAATTGATGGTGTCTTTTGTGGGTGCGCCAGCGATCACTGCCGGAGGCCTGTTGCTGTTGGTGCTGACTGCACCACTGATGCTGTCAATCTGGCTAGAGGCTTTTGCCCTTGTCGTCATGAACCCGGCAGGTGGCTGGGAATGA
- a CDS encoding FlgB family protein yields MYQSLALFQTAHDMARHAGARQATTARNVANADTPGYQARQIAPFTETYAKEAASTMRATRPGHLSFDPDPARPMAGNGDAEPSPNGNAVSIEEEMMNAVNIAREHNRALTIYRHTMTVLRTSLGR; encoded by the coding sequence ATGTATCAATCACTGGCACTGTTCCAGACAGCGCATGACATGGCCCGGCACGCCGGTGCACGACAGGCCACAACCGCCCGCAATGTCGCCAACGCAGACACGCCAGGGTATCAGGCCCGGCAGATCGCCCCCTTCACAGAGACCTATGCAAAAGAGGCGGCATCGACGATGCGCGCCACGCGCCCTGGACATTTGTCGTTTGATCCTGATCCGGCGCGACCAATGGCGGGTAACGGCGATGCGGAACCTTCGCCCAATGGCAATGCCGTCTCGATCGAAGAAGAGATGATGAACGCCGTCAACATTGCCCGCGAGCATAATCGCGCCCTTACAATCTATCGCCACACGATGACTGTGCTGCGCACGTCACTTGGCCGCTAA
- a CDS encoding flagellar basal body-associated FliL family protein, producing MKMLFPLILALIGTGAGVGAGIMLRPAPTEEHAANETHCLPGETHVSAEAPEVTSEVPAEEVAYAQLEDQFVIPVIADDKIAAMVVLSIGIAVPPGGEEAVLAVEPRLRDGLLQVMFNHANIGGFSGNFTSTSNMRILREDLLASAQAVLGKTALDVLVLDIVRQDV from the coding sequence ATGAAAATGCTCTTTCCATTGATCCTCGCGTTGATCGGCACCGGGGCAGGCGTTGGAGCCGGCATCATGCTCCGCCCCGCCCCGACCGAAGAACACGCCGCGAACGAAACGCATTGTTTGCCTGGCGAAACACACGTTTCTGCCGAGGCCCCCGAAGTAACGTCAGAGGTTCCGGCGGAAGAGGTCGCCTATGCGCAACTTGAAGATCAATTTGTTATCCCGGTGATTGCCGACGACAAAATCGCCGCAATGGTTGTTTTGTCAATTGGGATCGCGGTCCCACCAGGCGGCGAAGAAGCCGTTCTGGCCGTCGAACCGCGCCTACGCGACGGGCTGCTACAAGTGATGTTCAACCACGCCAATATCGGCGGATTTTCCGGGAATTTCACGAGTACAAGCAACATGCGGATCCTGCGTGAGGACTTGCTCGCCAGCGCGCAGGCCGTGCTGGGCAAAACTGCTCTTGATGTGCTGGTCCTGGATATCGTCCGTCAGGACGTTTGA
- a CDS encoding flagellar hook-basal body complex protein: protein MENATYATLTRQSGLMSELRIIANNVANASTTGFRAEGLLFSEYVADLGPDHPSLSLAAARVRHTDLTQGTLTQTGGSFDLAIEGDGYFLIDTAAGPRLTRAGSFTPDTNGDLVTMDGNPVLDAGGAPVFIPQGVGPIGIAADGTISAGGDPIGQIGLVVPNDPGDMTRQSGTMFETPGGFAPAPDGRMVQGFLEGSNVNPILEISRMIEVQRAYELGQTFLDKEDERIRNVIQSTGR from the coding sequence ATGGAAAATGCGACCTATGCCACTTTGACACGACAATCCGGGTTGATGTCCGAACTACGGATTATCGCCAACAACGTGGCGAACGCCTCGACCACCGGATTCCGGGCTGAGGGGCTGTTGTTCTCGGAATACGTTGCTGATCTTGGTCCCGATCATCCTTCGCTGTCGCTGGCGGCAGCTCGGGTCCGGCATACTGACCTGACCCAAGGCACGCTGACCCAAACCGGCGGCAGCTTTGATCTGGCGATCGAAGGTGACGGGTACTTTCTGATCGATACCGCCGCAGGGCCCCGCCTGACGCGCGCGGGATCTTTCACACCTGATACCAACGGCGATCTTGTAACGATGGATGGCAACCCGGTGCTGGACGCTGGTGGCGCACCTGTCTTCATCCCGCAAGGGGTTGGCCCCATCGGAATTGCCGCAGATGGCACGATCAGCGCGGGCGGTGATCCCATTGGTCAGATCGGCCTGGTGGTGCCAAATGACCCCGGCGACATGACCCGCCAAAGCGGCACCATGTTCGAGACACCGGGTGGCTTTGCCCCTGCCCCTGACGGGCGCATGGTACAGGGTTTTCTGGAAGGGTCGAATGTGAACCCAATCCTTGAAATCAGCCGCATGATCGAGGTGCAGCGCGCCTACGAGCTGGGGCAGACATTCCTCGACAAAGAAGACGAACGTATCCGCAACGTTATTCAGTCCACCGGACGCTAA
- the flgC gene encoding flagellar basal body rod protein FlgC → MTDFSEAISVATSGLKAQSNRLRHVSENIANADTPGYRRKTIAFEEVMQGATSTGAVEATNLRLDPTALDRIFDPTHPMADDSGHYDGSNVNLLVEIADAREAQRSYEANLKMFDQVRQMSSALNDLLKK, encoded by the coding sequence ATGACCGATTTTTCTGAAGCTATCAGTGTCGCGACAAGCGGCCTGAAAGCGCAATCCAACCGGTTGCGCCACGTGTCCGAGAATATCGCGAACGCCGACACACCGGGGTATCGCCGCAAGACCATTGCGTTTGAAGAGGTCATGCAAGGCGCCACGAGCACTGGCGCGGTCGAGGCCACGAACCTGCGACTAGACCCCACAGCACTGGACCGCATTTTCGACCCAACACACCCGATGGCCGATGACAGCGGCCATTATGACGGATCAAACGTCAACCTTCTGGTTGAGATCGCTGACGCCCGAGAGGCGCAGCGCAGTTATGAGGCGAACCTGAAGATGTTTGATCAGGTGCGGCAGATGTCCTCTGCCCTGAACGATTTGCTGAAGAAATAG
- the flgH gene encoding flagellar basal body L-ring protein FlgH has protein sequence MFRASFLMLGFLAACSSTPLGNAPEMTSIVATDDRTAMVTYSLPQVVDRAPRFPGSSASLWTGDRGSLLGDRRAMQRGDILTVVIEIDDQAEISNSSDRSRSAAQQMAVPQLLGLPQRVDPRLPDGASLGNAVGINSNSSSSGDGSVRRNEKLTLRVAATITDVLPNGVLAIQGQQEVRVNFELRELLVSGFVRPADVTRQNEITYDKIASARISYGGRGQITDMQQPRYGQQAIEAILPF, from the coding sequence ATGTTTCGCGCTAGTTTTTTGATGCTTGGCTTTTTGGCTGCGTGCAGCAGCACACCTCTTGGCAATGCGCCCGAGATGACCTCGATCGTGGCAACAGATGATCGCACCGCGATGGTGACCTATAGCTTGCCGCAAGTGGTGGACCGTGCGCCCCGGTTTCCGGGGTCAAGCGCGTCGCTTTGGACGGGTGATCGCGGTTCATTGCTGGGCGACCGGCGCGCGATGCAGCGTGGCGATATCCTGACGGTCGTGATCGAAATTGACGATCAGGCTGAAATCTCAAATTCCTCGGATCGATCCCGAAGCGCCGCGCAACAAATGGCTGTCCCCCAGCTTTTGGGCCTGCCGCAACGGGTTGATCCGCGCCTGCCGGATGGGGCCTCGCTCGGCAACGCGGTTGGCATCAATTCCAACAGCTCGTCCTCTGGTGACGGGTCGGTCCGCCGGAATGAAAAACTGACCTTGCGTGTCGCCGCCACGATTACTGATGTTCTTCCCAATGGTGTGCTCGCGATCCAAGGCCAGCAAGAGGTGCGGGTCAACTTTGAATTGCGAGAGCTGCTGGTATCGGGCTTTGTCAGGCCTGCCGATGTGACCCGACAAAACGAGATCACGTATGACAAGATCGCCTCGGCCCGGATTTCTTATGGCGGACGCGGGCAGATCACAGACATGCAACAACCGCGCTATGGCCAGCAAGCCATCGAAGCCATCCTTCCTTTCTGA
- the flgA gene encoding flagellar basal body P-ring formation chaperone FlgA: MIRLAFFLVLIAGPAAAEVLVAARTIPAQSLIRAEDLLLRNVASNGGVDDPLLLIGMEARVALYAGRPVRPADVGFPAIVDRNQIVPLIYNTGGLYIATEGRSLGRAGVGEVVRIMNLSSRSTVSARIGEDGAAYVSR, encoded by the coding sequence ATGATCCGCCTTGCATTCTTCTTAGTCCTGATCGCCGGTCCGGCAGCGGCAGAGGTTTTGGTCGCCGCGCGCACCATTCCGGCACAATCGCTGATCCGAGCAGAAGATTTACTGTTACGCAATGTCGCCTCAAACGGCGGTGTGGACGACCCACTGCTATTGATCGGGATGGAGGCGCGCGTCGCCCTCTACGCCGGCCGACCGGTGCGCCCTGCCGATGTTGGATTTCCGGCAATCGTCGACCGCAATCAGATCGTGCCGCTCATCTACAACACCGGCGGTCTCTACATCGCGACCGAAGGGCGGTCATTGGGTCGCGCCGGTGTCGGAGAAGTTGTGCGGATCATGAATTTGTCGTCCCGCAGTACAGTTTCTGCCCGGATCGGAGAGGATGGAGCCGCCTATGTTTCGCGCTAG